A genomic segment from Paenibacillus sp. FSL K6-1096 encodes:
- a CDS encoding glycoside hydrolase family 31 protein, with product MFLEQNGRLIREYDHERVWIEPWGANSLRIRASYAEITDEAWALLPAPQTPGKITVTKERATIVNGKIRAEITEKGQIFFYNQHGKLLLNETEDTYQLKYGGRELAAVPGSSDFSVKLRLEADPNEKLFGMGQYQHSFLNLKGCSLELTHRNSQISVPFVLSSSGYGFLWHNPAVGQAHFSLNVTEWTAPSSKQLDYWITAGDTPAEIEEAYAKATGTVPMMPDYGMGFWQCKLRYRTQEELLEVAREHKRRKLPIDVIVVDFFHWTNQGDWRFDPEYWPDPEAMVRELQEMGIELMVSVWPTVQTESENYREMLEKGYLLRSDRGVRTQFQFLGQNAIFDATNPAARQFLWGLIKQNYYDKGIKIFWLDEAEPELTVYDHDIYRYHIGSSKQIGNLYPMRYSQTFYDGMTAAGQENIINLVRTAWAGSQRYGALVWSGDIHSSFKVLAIQVRAGLNMAIAGIPWWTTDIGGFHGGNPADPSFRELMVRWFQYGAFSPVFRLHGDRQPFVPPTGTRGGGVCGSGSDNEVWSYGDEAYAIFKEFMQIRERLKPYIRGLMQAAHEQGTPPMRPLFYDFPQDPDAWNVEDQYMFGPDLLVAPVLAEGERTRSVYLPSGAQWTHVYSGDTYTGGQAIVVDAPLEQLPLFVRDGAPLPILGGAEE from the coding sequence ATGTTTCTTGAACAGAACGGCCGGCTGATCAGAGAATATGACCATGAGAGGGTCTGGATAGAGCCGTGGGGTGCGAATTCGCTGCGAATCCGCGCATCCTATGCGGAGATTACCGATGAAGCGTGGGCGCTGCTGCCTGCACCGCAGACTCCCGGCAAGATAACGGTCACTAAAGAGCGGGCAACCATCGTGAATGGAAAGATCCGGGCGGAGATTACGGAGAAGGGGCAGATCTTCTTTTACAACCAGCATGGCAAGCTCTTGCTCAACGAGACCGAAGATACGTATCAGTTGAAATATGGCGGCAGAGAGCTGGCTGCGGTGCCGGGGAGCAGTGATTTCTCCGTGAAGCTGCGTCTGGAGGCGGACCCTAACGAGAAACTGTTCGGGATGGGGCAGTACCAGCATTCCTTCCTCAACCTGAAGGGCTGCTCCCTGGAGCTGACTCACCGCAACAGCCAAATCAGTGTACCTTTTGTGCTGTCCAGCAGCGGTTACGGATTCTTATGGCATAATCCGGCGGTCGGACAGGCGCATTTCAGTCTGAATGTGACCGAATGGACCGCCCCTTCGTCCAAGCAGCTGGATTACTGGATCACCGCCGGGGATACTCCTGCCGAGATCGAAGAAGCATACGCCAAGGCGACGGGAACCGTGCCGATGATGCCGGATTACGGCATGGGCTTCTGGCAATGCAAGCTCCGCTACCGCACCCAGGAGGAATTGCTGGAGGTAGCGAGAGAGCATAAGCGGCGGAAGCTGCCGATCGATGTTATCGTCGTTGATTTCTTCCACTGGACAAATCAGGGGGACTGGCGGTTCGACCCCGAATATTGGCCTGACCCTGAGGCGATGGTGCGGGAGCTGCAGGAGATGGGCATTGAGCTGATGGTCTCGGTATGGCCGACGGTGCAGACGGAGAGCGAGAATTACCGGGAGATGCTGGAGAAGGGGTATCTGCTCCGCTCCGACCGGGGGGTCCGCACGCAGTTCCAGTTCCTGGGGCAGAATGCGATTTTCGATGCGACCAATCCTGCGGCCCGCCAGTTCCTGTGGGGACTGATCAAGCAGAATTATTATGACAAGGGGATCAAAATCTTCTGGCTGGATGAGGCAGAGCCGGAGCTGACGGTCTACGACCATGATATTTACCGCTACCACATCGGCTCCAGCAAGCAGATTGGGAACCTCTATCCGATGCGGTACAGCCAGACCTTCTATGACGGAATGACCGCTGCCGGACAGGAGAATATCATCAACCTGGTCCGCACCGCCTGGGCAGGCAGCCAGCGTTACGGGGCGCTCGTCTGGTCCGGGGATATCCACTCCAGCTTCAAGGTGCTGGCGATTCAGGTGCGGGCCGGGCTGAACATGGCAATTGCCGGTATTCCCTGGTGGACAACCGACATTGGCGGCTTCCATGGCGGCAACCCGGCCGACCCGTCCTTCCGCGAGCTGATGGTCCGCTGGTTCCAGTACGGCGCGTTCTCGCCGGTGTTCCGGCTGCACGGAGACCGGCAGCCGTTTGTGCCGCCGACCGGTACAAGAGGGGGCGGTGTATGCGGCAGCGGCTCGGATAATGAGGTGTGGAGCTACGGGGATGAGGCTTACGCCATCTTCAAGGAATTCATGCAGATCCGGGAGCGGCTGAAGCCGTATATCCGTGGGCTGATGCAGGCGGCCCATGAGCAGGGGACCCCGCCGATGCGCCCGCTCTTCTATGATTTCCCGCAGGACCCGGACGCCTGGAATGTCGAGGACCAGTACATGTTCGGTCCGGATCTGCTGGTCGCCCCGGTACTGGCCGAAGGGGAGCGGACCCGCAGCGTATACCTGCCGTCCGGCGCACAGTGGACTCATGTCTACTCGGGCGATACCTATACCGGCGGACAGGCCATCGTGGTCGATGCGCCGCTGGAGCAGCTTCCGCTCTTCGTGCGGGATGGCGCCCCGCTGCCGATTCTCGGCGGAGCTGAAGAATAA
- a CDS encoding AraC family transcriptional regulator: MPTIHYVEYDAAHTANFVYSIPEGLEAWLLVLTQTPAQFEVNGELKEYPAHSAVLYPPGHNIYYRACAKKYVNDWVRFDADESYITESVVPIAKPFSLPDPGYCHQLFQLLTLENSFQNDYRELSIDYLFRILFNKLSEATQDKLTPQYYNLLELRKTLYSNPGHPWTVSSMAEYLHISAGYLQTIYKSTFGISCMEDVIHCRIRLAKEKLGYGQHKIAEIAALCGYANVEHFCRQFRQLTGFSPRAYREKLNSREPQGREGE; this comes from the coding sequence ATGCCCACAATACACTACGTGGAATACGATGCTGCGCATACTGCGAACTTCGTCTACAGCATACCCGAGGGACTGGAAGCCTGGCTTCTTGTGCTGACCCAGACCCCGGCGCAATTTGAGGTGAACGGAGAGCTTAAGGAATATCCGGCACACTCGGCAGTCCTGTACCCGCCTGGACATAACATCTATTACCGGGCCTGCGCCAAAAAGTACGTCAACGACTGGGTCCGCTTCGATGCGGATGAATCATACATCACGGAAAGCGTTGTGCCGATCGCCAAGCCGTTCTCGCTGCCTGACCCCGGCTATTGCCATCAGCTTTTTCAGCTGCTGACCCTGGAGAATTCCTTCCAGAACGATTACCGCGAGCTGTCCATCGACTACCTGTTCCGCATCCTGTTCAACAAGCTCTCGGAGGCGACCCAGGATAAGCTGACGCCGCAGTACTACAACCTGCTGGAGCTGCGCAAGACCTTATACAGCAATCCCGGCCATCCCTGGACCGTGTCCTCCATGGCCGAATATCTGCATATCAGCGCAGGCTATCTGCAGACCATCTACAAATCCACCTTCGGCATCTCCTGCATGGAGGATGTCATTCACTGCCGCATCCGCCTGGCCAAGGAGAAGCTGGGCTACGGCCAGCACAAGATCGCCGAGATCGCCGCACTCTGCGGCTACGCGAATGTCGAGCATTTCTGCCGCCAGTTCCGGCAGCTGACCGGCTTCTCCCCCCGGGCCTACCGGGAGAAGCTGAACTCCCGGGAGCCGCAGGGGCGGGAGGGGGAGTAG
- a CDS encoding family 43 glycosylhydrolase, which translates to MIPQQGEERNDILCYTRLPQEDIVYAPKLAHSMHLAYSEDGLNYQALNHNSGVLFAKATENEDGTLRAKSLKQPYLFHTADGCFGVVAVRTEAAGEPDEESKGKVLVFSSRDLLQYTELGLLELRADTHVSDVACTYDFERKVYRIHWTDESGQAYENTIADILSLTGISAPEQAQPLTANTISADIEGILPRNVISVPEEIGRRLRFKLTVPENVAVVVPDRVSAASPEELKAVRATALYSDGTQATKRVNWNTDAIDWDKAGTYKITGEIHQDHYPFPIALNRADPCIAKWKGKYYFIATNDADKEHTLYMREADTIPGLVTAEEALILDSSTYEGIGGLLWAPELHIIEDELYIFHAATPGEFFHEESHVMKLSPGGNPMNAADWSRPCRVVKKDGSYLCEAGKTISLDMTVIRWNGQLYAAWSERQFLPVDLGAWVYIATIDPKEPWKLTSDPVLLTRPDYGWANNHTFVDEGPFALYTDEKLYLTFASAAVDATYVVGLLTADKGADLLDIRSWTKGNYPLLTSRSVPGEYGPGHNSYVTDDDGVIWNAYHARPGIQGPRSSGLRRVHFDIDGAPVLDLTEEKDLNPQLKQVSMEVNVG; encoded by the coding sequence ATGATACCACAACAGGGCGAAGAGCGGAATGATATCCTCTGCTATACCCGGCTGCCGCAGGAGGATATCGTGTATGCTCCGAAGCTCGCGCACAGTATGCATCTGGCCTACAGTGAAGACGGCCTAAACTATCAGGCACTGAACCATAACTCTGGAGTTCTGTTCGCCAAGGCAACCGAGAATGAAGACGGGACACTCCGGGCCAAAAGCCTGAAGCAGCCGTATCTCTTCCACACAGCGGACGGGTGCTTCGGCGTCGTAGCCGTGCGGACCGAAGCCGCAGGCGAACCCGATGAAGAGAGCAAGGGGAAGGTGCTGGTATTCTCGTCCCGGGACCTGCTGCAATATACGGAGCTTGGACTGCTGGAGCTGAGGGCCGATACGCATGTGAGCGATGTTGCCTGCACCTATGACTTCGAGCGTAAGGTGTACCGGATTCACTGGACTGATGAGTCGGGCCAAGCCTATGAAAATACAATTGCCGATATTCTAAGCCTGACGGGCATTTCTGCCCCGGAACAAGCACAGCCGCTCACGGCAAATACAATATCTGCAGATATCGAAGGCATCCTGCCGCGCAATGTAATCTCTGTACCCGAAGAGATTGGCCGCAGACTCCGCTTCAAGCTGACGGTTCCTGAGAACGTGGCCGTGGTTGTGCCGGACCGTGTAAGCGCAGCTTCGCCAGAAGAACTGAAGGCAGTCCGGGCGACTGCACTATACAGTGACGGCACTCAGGCCACTAAACGGGTGAACTGGAATACGGACGCCATTGATTGGGACAAGGCTGGCACTTACAAGATTACAGGTGAAATTCATCAGGACCACTACCCGTTCCCGATTGCCCTGAACCGGGCAGACCCTTGCATTGCGAAATGGAAGGGGAAATATTATTTCATCGCGACTAATGATGCCGATAAGGAACATACGCTGTATATGAGGGAAGCGGATACGATTCCCGGGCTGGTTACCGCTGAGGAAGCGCTGATCCTGGACTCCTCCACGTATGAAGGGATTGGCGGCCTGCTGTGGGCGCCGGAGCTCCATATCATAGAAGATGAGCTGTACATTTTCCATGCCGCTACACCCGGCGAATTCTTCCATGAGGAATCGCATGTGATGAAGCTGAGTCCGGGCGGGAACCCCATGAATGCTGCCGACTGGTCGAGGCCCTGCCGGGTAGTGAAGAAGGATGGCAGTTATCTGTGTGAAGCAGGCAAAACCATCTCGCTGGATATGACCGTCATCCGCTGGAATGGTCAGCTCTACGCCGCCTGGTCGGAGCGCCAATTCCTGCCGGTAGATCTTGGAGCCTGGGTCTATATCGCAACGATTGATCCCAAGGAGCCGTGGAAGCTGACCAGTGATCCGGTGCTGCTGACCCGCCCGGATTACGGCTGGGCCAATAACCATACCTTCGTGGATGAAGGTCCGTTCGCCCTGTACACCGATGAGAAGCTGTACCTGACCTTTGCCAGCGCGGCGGTGGATGCCACCTATGTCGTCGGCCTGCTGACCGCTGACAAGGGTGCTGACCTGCTGGATATCCGCAGCTGGACCAAGGGCAACTATCCGCTGCTGACCTCCAGAAGCGTTCCGGGGGAATACGGGCCTGGCCATAATTCCTACGTGACGGATGATGACGGGGTGATCTGGAACGCCTATCATGCGAGACCGGGGATTCAAGGCCCGCGCAGCTCCGGCCTGCGCCGTGTGCATTTCGACATTGACGGAGCACCAGTTCTGGATCTCACCGAGGAGAAGGATTTGAACCCTCAGCTGAAGCAGGTATCCATGGAAGTGAACGTAGGCTAG
- a CDS encoding response regulator, protein MYGIIIVDDEVFVRKGLIEMIDWAASGFEIIGEADDGEDALELIRAKRPQLVITDIRMPILDGIGLIEAVTQEQLCTKFIIISGYNDFRYAQQAVRFGVLDYVLKPIDEQEIVKALNKFREEFTARQQLQDRLQLHEGEKRMEALLRGEPMDPVLEAWEQQWTAAGASQFTYVLLEINNVFPWSGKQLPGKAEMKEAIRQMVRDITSESPLVYEHRRFFGYIVPDHYLRQHNGELRSFLAECLSRLCGRLDIKAAAYAGRPVSTLKEMKHSYTCAKETAEFKYAMPDHPVLLFPDIAGLELKYIHPGPEGSRAWVEAIEENNTGKLLEAIDRLFADFREHMVSKEAMKAVAVQCVHSVLHTIRSMEGDEKQLASLVPMMNWYDHNITLDELRSLFEAFSLEAAELIQGLYQSYGTGGLHRIKSYVDRNFHENLNLKQIAGQFYMNSAYLGQVFRKNYGMYFNEYLLQLRITEAKKLLRQTDLRIYEIAEQVGFRNADYFVTQFEKLEQRTPTEYRNRMGHR, encoded by the coding sequence ATGTACGGGATAATCATTGTTGACGATGAAGTGTTTGTCCGTAAGGGCCTGATCGAGATGATTGACTGGGCGGCCAGCGGCTTCGAGATTATCGGTGAGGCGGATGACGGGGAGGATGCGCTGGAGCTGATCCGCGCCAAGCGGCCGCAGCTGGTGATTACCGATATCCGTATGCCGATTCTGGACGGCATCGGGCTGATTGAAGCGGTGACGCAGGAGCAGCTTTGCACCAAATTCATTATTATCAGCGGATATAATGATTTCCGGTATGCCCAGCAGGCCGTGCGGTTCGGGGTGCTGGATTATGTACTGAAGCCGATTGATGAGCAGGAGATTGTGAAAGCGCTTAACAAATTCCGCGAGGAATTCACTGCCCGGCAGCAGCTCCAGGACCGGCTACAGCTGCATGAGGGGGAGAAAAGGATGGAGGCGCTGCTCCGGGGCGAACCCATGGACCCTGTGCTGGAGGCCTGGGAGCAGCAGTGGACGGCGGCCGGGGCAAGCCAGTTCACCTATGTCCTGCTGGAGATCAATAATGTGTTCCCCTGGAGCGGGAAGCAGCTTCCAGGGAAGGCGGAGATGAAGGAAGCCATCCGCCAGATGGTTCGTGATATCACTTCAGAGTCACCCCTGGTCTATGAACACCGGCGTTTCTTCGGCTACATTGTGCCGGACCATTATCTGCGGCAGCATAACGGGGAGCTTCGCAGCTTCCTGGCGGAGTGCCTCAGCCGGCTCTGTGGACGCTTGGACATAAAGGCCGCAGCCTATGCGGGTCGTCCCGTCAGCACGCTTAAGGAAATGAAGCACTCCTACACCTGCGCCAAGGAGACGGCAGAATTCAAATACGCCATGCCTGATCATCCGGTTCTCCTATTCCCGGACATTGCCGGGCTTGAGCTGAAGTACATTCATCCCGGCCCTGAGGGTTCCCGCGCCTGGGTGGAGGCCATTGAAGAGAACAACACCGGGAAGCTGCTGGAGGCGATTGACCGGCTGTTCGCGGATTTCCGGGAGCATATGGTCTCGAAGGAAGCGATGAAGGCGGTTGCCGTCCAATGCGTCCACAGTGTACTGCACACCATCCGCAGTATGGAGGGCGATGAGAAGCAGCTCGCAAGCCTGGTTCCGATGATGAACTGGTATGATCACAATATCACCCTGGATGAGCTGCGCTCTTTGTTCGAAGCCTTCTCGCTGGAGGCGGCAGAGCTGATCCAAGGTCTATACCAGAGCTATGGAACCGGCGGCTTGCACAGAATCAAGTCTTATGTAGACCGGAACTTTCATGAGAATCTGAACCTGAAGCAGATTGCGGGCCAGTTCTACATGAATTCGGCCTATCTGGGCCAGGTGTTCAGGAAGAACTATGGCATGTATTTCAACGAATATCTGCTTCAGCTGCGGATCACGGAAGCCAAGAAGCTGCTGCGGCAGACTGATCTGCGGATCTATGAGATTGCCGAGCAGGTCGGCTTCAGGAATGCCGATTATTTCGTCACCCAGTTCGAGAAGCTGGAGCAGAGAACACCTACCGAATACAGAAACCGGATGGGCCACCGTTAA
- a CDS encoding sensor histidine kinase — MKLLNNIRLRDKMFLIYFLGVIAPILVTNIIFYNIITGNVREQRIKDIDLAVEQIKNEFRLMVDQAVGLSSYFYADYKTNEVLNIDFTNTEDYVEAYDLYLRSTLNNYSPFSSSLQNKTLYVDNPTLLNSGNIGLLSSEVRETGWYKQWMQEASSQPMFVRIDDADGRFQSFSVLRRMDYFADRMDKEKLVKIDFKTIDLMEVFANLNVQGDMYLVGPEGRIEYTTNPSVNWKGGDKQLYSALKTDRVIRFEKEYGSISYLSGWKVAGTINENEIIKEVLKSRHFILWSACLMLIIPTIIILFITRSVNLRIIEILKHMKKVKTQQFQTIMHGESRDEIGQLTLEFNSMIMQIKTLIQDVYLTEIQKKSLELERRKAQLNALQSQINPHFLFNALETIRMRSLLKHEHETAKIIQSMAMILRSSLTWNKEWVSVEEELGFILCFLDIQKYRFEDKLSVQIEVQPEARTCVVPKMVFLPFVENASIHGIEPLKKGGSMDIRIAVEGPEIVFTVQDNGVGMSSGQVDKLYSYLKLDGIIGERIGIQNVIYRVKMLYGEQVTFKVDSSPGKGTRIELRIPPKP; from the coding sequence ATGAAGCTGTTAAATAACATCCGGCTCAGGGACAAAATGTTTCTGATCTATTTCCTCGGTGTCATCGCCCCGATCCTTGTCACCAATATCATCTTCTACAACATCATCACCGGCAATGTGCGGGAGCAGCGGATCAAGGACATCGACCTGGCGGTCGAGCAGATCAAGAACGAGTTCCGGCTGATGGTTGACCAGGCGGTCGGGCTGTCCTCCTATTTCTATGCCGACTACAAAACCAATGAAGTGCTCAATATTGATTTTACGAACACAGAAGATTATGTGGAGGCCTATGACCTCTATTTGCGCTCCACGCTGAACAACTACTCCCCGTTCTCTTCCTCGCTGCAGAACAAGACTCTCTATGTGGATAATCCCACCCTGCTGAATTCGGGGAACATCGGCCTCCTGTCCAGTGAGGTCCGCGAGACCGGCTGGTATAAGCAATGGATGCAGGAGGCTTCGTCCCAGCCGATGTTCGTGCGGATTGATGATGCAGACGGCCGTTTCCAATCTTTTTCGGTGCTGAGGAGGATGGATTACTTCGCGGACCGGATGGACAAGGAGAAGCTGGTGAAAATTGACTTCAAGACGATCGATCTGATGGAGGTGTTCGCCAATCTGAATGTGCAGGGAGATATGTACCTGGTGGGTCCGGAGGGCCGGATTGAATATACAACGAATCCTTCCGTGAATTGGAAAGGGGGAGACAAGCAGCTCTATTCCGCCCTGAAGACAGACCGGGTGATCCGGTTCGAGAAGGAGTACGGGAGCATCAGCTATCTGTCCGGCTGGAAGGTTGCGGGTACGATTAACGAGAACGAGATTATCAAGGAGGTGCTGAAATCCCGCCATTTCATCCTCTGGTCAGCCTGCCTGATGCTGATTATCCCCACGATCATCATTCTGTTTATCACCCGGTCGGTGAATCTGAGAATTATCGAAATCCTGAAGCATATGAAAAAGGTAAAAACCCAACAGTTCCAGACCATCATGCACGGCGAGTCACGCGATGAGATCGGCCAGCTGACCCTGGAATTCAACAGTATGATTATGCAGATCAAGACCCTGATCCAGGATGTGTATCTGACGGAGATTCAGAAGAAGTCGCTCGAGCTGGAGCGGCGGAAGGCACAGCTCAATGCACTGCAGAGCCAGATTAACCCCCACTTCCTGTTCAACGCGCTGGAGACCATACGTATGCGCAGCCTGCTTAAGCATGAGCACGAGACCGCCAAAATCATCCAGAGCATGGCGATGATCCTGCGCAGCTCGCTGACCTGGAATAAGGAGTGGGTGAGCGTGGAGGAGGAGCTGGGCTTCATTCTGTGCTTCCTGGACATCCAGAAGTACCGGTTCGAAGACAAGCTCAGCGTTCAGATTGAGGTGCAGCCGGAAGCGCGCACATGTGTCGTGCCCAAGATGGTGTTCCTCCCCTTCGTGGAGAATGCCAGTATACATGGTATCGAGCCGCTCAAAAAGGGCGGAAGCATGGACATCCGCATTGCGGTGGAAGGGCCGGAGATCGTATTCACGGTGCAGGACAACGGGGTGGGCATGAGCAGCGGGCAGGTGGATAAGCTGTACAGCTACCTGAAGCTGGACGGAATTATCGGCGAGCGGATCGGCATCCAGAACGTCATCTACAGGGTTAAAATGCTGTACGGCGAGCAGGTCACCTTCAAGGTGGACAGCAGCCCGGGCAAAGGAACGAGGATCGAGCTGAGGATTCCGCCGAAACCATAG